A stretch of Usitatibacter palustris DNA encodes these proteins:
- the mraY gene encoding phospho-N-acetylmuramoyl-pentapeptide-transferase, with amino-acid sequence MLLELAQWLSIDIRAFNVFQYITLRVVLAALTALAISFIIGPAMIRKLTAYKIGQAVRDDGPQTHLIKTGTPTMGGALILVSVAVTTLLWADLENRYVWICLLATLGFGGVGWVDDWRKVVHRNPKGLSAKSKLFWQSIIAAIAVATLAYSAKLPQQTELIVPFFKSIAIPLGTIGFVILGFFVVVGTSNAVNLTDGLDGLAIMPTVMIASALAIFAYVTGHVGFSKYLGFPYIAGAGELAVFCGAIAGAGLAFLWFNAYPAEVFMGDVGALALGAALGMVAVVVRQEIVLFIMGGVFVVETLSVMIQVASFKLTGKRIFRMAPLHHHYELKGWKENQVVVRFWIITMMLVLFGLSTLKLR; translated from the coding sequence ATGCTGCTTGAGCTGGCCCAATGGCTCTCGATCGACATCCGCGCGTTCAACGTCTTCCAGTACATCACGCTGCGCGTGGTGCTCGCTGCGCTCACGGCGCTCGCGATCAGCTTCATCATCGGTCCGGCGATGATCCGCAAGCTCACGGCCTACAAGATCGGCCAGGCGGTGCGCGACGACGGCCCGCAGACGCACCTCATCAAGACGGGCACGCCGACGATGGGCGGCGCGCTGATCCTCGTGTCGGTCGCGGTCACGACGCTGCTCTGGGCCGACCTCGAGAACCGCTACGTGTGGATCTGCCTGCTGGCGACGCTGGGGTTCGGCGGCGTGGGCTGGGTGGACGACTGGCGCAAGGTCGTGCACCGCAATCCGAAGGGGCTCTCGGCGAAGTCGAAGCTCTTCTGGCAGTCGATCATCGCGGCGATCGCGGTGGCGACGCTCGCTTACAGCGCGAAACTGCCGCAGCAGACCGAGCTCATCGTGCCGTTCTTCAAGTCGATCGCGATCCCGCTGGGCACGATCGGCTTCGTCATCCTCGGATTTTTCGTCGTGGTCGGCACATCGAACGCCGTGAACCTTACCGACGGCCTCGACGGCCTCGCGATCATGCCCACCGTGATGATCGCCTCGGCGCTCGCGATCTTCGCCTACGTCACGGGGCACGTCGGCTTCTCGAAGTACCTCGGCTTTCCTTATATAGCGGGCGCGGGCGAGCTCGCGGTGTTCTGCGGCGCGATCGCCGGGGCCGGCCTCGCGTTCCTGTGGTTCAACGCGTATCCCGCGGAAGTGTTCATGGGTGACGTCGGCGCACTGGCGCTGGGCGCTGCACTCGGCATGGTCGCAGTCGTCGTGCGCCAGGAGATCGTGCTTTTCATCATGGGCGGCGTGTTCGTCGTCGAGACGCTCTCCGTGATGATCCAGGTGGCGAGTTTCAAGCTCACCGGCAAGCGCATTTTCCGAATGGCGCCGCTGCACCACCACTACGAATTGAAGGGCTGGAAGGAGAACCAGGTCGTCGTGAGGTTCTGGATCATCACGATGATGCTCGTCCTCTTCGGGCTCTCGACGCTGAAGCTTCGCTAA
- the murD gene encoding UDP-N-acetylmuramoyl-L-alanine--D-glutamate ligase, giving the protein MSHVDWEGKGVLVLGLGETGLSGIRWLASKGANLRAADTRQAPPALAEVRRIAPGVRIDLGPFAPSLLEGVDTILASPGLALRDAFLRDALARGVEVVGDIEIFGRELARHRKARVLGVTGTNGKSTVTSLADAMCRAAGRRSVACGNVGVPVLDCLATAETFGHPDVYVVELSSYQLETTSSLELDAGAVLNVTQDHLDRYDSMQDYAAAKARIFAHCKTRIVNREDAVTLAMAEGHEMTSTFGLDAPKNEREWGLDAARANLMRGDRSLLPVADVAIPGLHNAANALAAHALCSAIDLPEAPLATAIRAFRGLPHRVELVAEAGGVRFYNDSKGTNVGAAVAALEGFTSPVVLIAGGDGKQQDFSPLAAAVKAKARAVVLIGRDAPAIATALAGTGVPLVNATSMEDAVGKARFLAVHGDAVLLSPACASFDMFRNYGHRGEVFAAAARALVGATH; this is encoded by the coding sequence GTGAGCCATGTGGACTGGGAAGGCAAGGGCGTTCTCGTTCTCGGACTGGGTGAAACGGGGCTTTCGGGCATTCGCTGGCTGGCGTCGAAAGGCGCGAACCTGCGTGCCGCCGACACGCGCCAAGCGCCTCCAGCGCTGGCAGAGGTCCGCCGCATCGCGCCCGGCGTTCGCATCGACCTCGGACCCTTTGCGCCGTCGCTCCTGGAGGGCGTGGACACGATCCTTGCGAGTCCGGGTCTTGCGCTGCGCGACGCCTTCCTTCGAGACGCGCTGGCACGCGGCGTGGAAGTCGTCGGTGATATCGAAATCTTCGGGCGTGAGCTTGCACGCCACCGAAAGGCCCGGGTGCTCGGAGTGACAGGGACCAACGGCAAGTCGACGGTGACGTCGCTTGCCGATGCCATGTGCCGCGCCGCGGGACGGCGCTCGGTCGCCTGCGGGAACGTGGGCGTGCCGGTGCTCGACTGTCTCGCGACCGCGGAGACGTTCGGCCATCCGGACGTGTACGTGGTCGAGCTCTCGAGCTACCAGCTGGAAACGACGTCGAGCCTCGAGCTCGACGCGGGTGCCGTGCTCAACGTGACGCAGGACCACCTCGACCGCTACGACTCGATGCAGGATTACGCGGCGGCCAAGGCGCGCATCTTCGCCCACTGCAAGACGCGCATCGTCAATCGCGAGGATGCGGTGACGCTCGCGATGGCCGAAGGGCACGAGATGACGTCCACGTTCGGGCTCGATGCGCCGAAGAATGAGCGCGAATGGGGCCTCGATGCCGCGCGCGCGAACCTGATGCGCGGCGACCGCTCGTTGCTGCCGGTGGCCGACGTCGCGATCCCCGGCCTGCACAACGCGGCCAATGCGCTCGCGGCGCACGCGCTGTGCAGCGCGATCGATCTACCCGAAGCGCCGCTCGCCACCGCGATCCGCGCTTTCCGCGGACTGCCGCACCGCGTCGAACTGGTGGCGGAAGCGGGCGGCGTGCGCTTCTACAACGATTCGAAGGGCACGAACGTCGGCGCCGCTGTCGCCGCGCTCGAAGGCTTTACCTCGCCCGTCGTGCTCATCGCCGGCGGCGACGGGAAGCAACAGGATTTCTCGCCGCTCGCGGCCGCCGTGAAGGCGAAGGCGCGCGCGGTCGTGCTGATCGGGCGCGATGCGCCCGCGATCGCGACCGCTCTCGCCGGCACCGGCGTGCCGCTCGTGAACGCGACTTCGATGGAAGACGCGGTGGGCAAGGCGCGCTTCCTCGCCGTCCATGGCGACGCGGTGCTGCTCTCGCCCGCGTGCGCGAGCTTCGACATGTTCCGCAATTACGGTCACCGCGGCGAAGTGTTCGCCGCCGCGGCGCGCGCACTCGTGGGGGCAACGCACTGA
- the ftsW gene encoding putative lipid II flippase FtsW, whose protein sequence is MLYRAQTRDIGVDLGMFWSALLLAAIGLVMVYSASIAMAEAERFTGFRPGFFLARHSIYLGIGLAAAIAVFRVPMWVWQRASPYLFVLGVILLVAVLIPGVGREVNGSRRWISFGFATFQPSELMKLFVVLYAADYTVRKAAFMDDFRKGFLPMFAVMTLVAAMLLREPDFGALVVTTTIAMGVLFLGGLNWRLFAGLTALLAAAFVVLILFSPYRLQRIVGFMDPWSDAYGKGYQLSHSLIAFGRGEWLGVGLGASVEKLFYLPEAHTDFLLAVIAEELGFAGVAAVITLFLYLVHRAFAAGRQAASLERYYAALVAQGIGVWFAAQAFINMGVNMGLLPTKGLTLPLLSFGGTGIVVNMVAVALLLRVDHENRYLMKGGSL, encoded by the coding sequence ATGCTCTACCGCGCGCAAACCCGCGACATCGGTGTCGACCTCGGGATGTTCTGGTCGGCGCTGCTGCTCGCGGCCATCGGCCTCGTGATGGTCTACTCGGCCTCGATCGCGATGGCCGAGGCCGAGCGCTTCACGGGTTTCCGTCCGGGGTTCTTCCTTGCGCGCCATTCGATCTACCTGGGCATCGGGCTCGCGGCGGCGATCGCGGTCTTCCGCGTGCCGATGTGGGTGTGGCAACGCGCCTCGCCTTACCTGTTCGTGCTCGGCGTGATCCTGCTCGTGGCCGTGCTCATTCCCGGCGTGGGACGCGAAGTGAACGGCAGCCGCCGCTGGATCTCCTTCGGGTTCGCGACGTTCCAGCCCTCGGAGCTGATGAAGCTCTTCGTCGTGCTCTACGCGGCCGATTACACCGTGCGCAAGGCCGCGTTCATGGACGACTTCCGCAAGGGCTTCCTGCCGATGTTCGCGGTGATGACGCTGGTCGCCGCGATGCTGCTGCGCGAGCCCGACTTCGGCGCGCTCGTGGTGACCACGACGATCGCGATGGGCGTGCTGTTCCTCGGCGGGCTCAACTGGCGGCTGTTTGCCGGCCTCACGGCACTGCTTGCCGCGGCCTTCGTGGTGCTGATCCTTTTCTCGCCCTATCGACTGCAGCGGATCGTGGGCTTCATGGATCCCTGGTCGGATGCCTACGGCAAGGGTTACCAGCTCTCGCATTCGCTGATCGCCTTCGGGCGCGGCGAGTGGCTCGGCGTGGGACTGGGTGCGAGCGTCGAGAAGCTCTTCTATCTTCCGGAAGCGCACACGGATTTCCTGCTCGCGGTAATCGCCGAGGAGCTCGGGTTCGCGGGTGTCGCCGCGGTGATCACGCTCTTCCTTTATCTCGTGCATCGCGCCTTCGCCGCGGGCCGCCAGGCGGCGAGCCTCGAGCGCTATTACGCCGCGCTCGTGGCCCAGGGCATCGGCGTGTGGTTCGCGGCGCAGGCCTTCATCAACATGGGCGTGAACATGGGGTTGCTGCCCACCAAGGGCCTCACGCTCCCCCTGCTCTCGTTCGGCGGCACCGGCATCGTCGTGAACATGGTCGCCGTGGCGTTGTTGCTGCGCGTCGACCACGAGAACCGCTACCTCATGAAGGGAGGCTCGCTGTGA
- the murG gene encoding undecaprenyldiphospho-muramoylpentapeptide beta-N-acetylglucosaminyltransferase has translation MSAPGKRTILVMAAGTGGHVFPGLAIAAELAARGWDVAWMGTPKGMENALVAKAGYPMTHVSMSGIRGKGLLSYVFLPLKILIAFWQATVAIFRVRPHVVLSMGGYVAFPGGMMAVLWGRPLVVHEPGAVAGITNRALALVADRVVVGLEGAFDRPIAHALARHLPKPARVENLGTPVRAEIEAVPSPEARLAGREGRLRLLVVGGSLGAQTMNDLVLATLKSMGAEERPEVVHQAGAKLHDALSTQYREAGVAAEVVPFIDDMAARYAWCDVLICRSGAVTVAEIGTAGIAAILFPLPWFVADEQKANANFLAAKDAGIALDQLATTPDSLATVLRGLTREKLRDTASRARALGRPGAAAHCADLCEELARAA, from the coding sequence GTGAGCGCTCCCGGCAAGCGGACGATCCTCGTCATGGCCGCGGGCACCGGCGGGCACGTGTTCCCCGGTCTCGCGATCGCCGCCGAGCTCGCCGCGCGCGGCTGGGACGTCGCCTGGATGGGCACGCCCAAGGGCATGGAGAACGCGCTGGTCGCGAAGGCCGGCTACCCGATGACGCACGTGAGCATGTCGGGCATCCGCGGCAAGGGACTCCTTTCCTATGTGTTCCTGCCGCTGAAGATCCTCATCGCGTTCTGGCAGGCGACCGTCGCGATCTTCCGCGTGCGCCCGCATGTCGTGCTGTCGATGGGCGGCTACGTCGCGTTTCCCGGCGGCATGATGGCCGTGCTCTGGGGCCGCCCGCTCGTCGTGCACGAACCGGGTGCGGTCGCGGGGATTACCAACCGCGCGCTCGCCCTCGTGGCTGACCGCGTGGTGGTGGGCCTCGAAGGCGCGTTCGATCGCCCGATCGCGCATGCGCTCGCGCGCCACCTCCCGAAGCCTGCGCGCGTCGAGAACCTGGGTACGCCGGTGCGCGCGGAGATCGAAGCCGTGCCGTCGCCCGAGGCGCGCCTCGCGGGCCGTGAAGGCCGGCTGCGCCTGCTCGTGGTCGGTGGCAGCCTCGGCGCGCAGACCATGAACGACCTCGTGCTCGCGACGCTGAAGTCGATGGGCGCCGAAGAACGCCCCGAGGTCGTGCACCAGGCGGGCGCGAAGTTGCACGACGCGCTCTCGACCCAATACCGCGAAGCCGGCGTGGCGGCGGAGGTCGTCCCGTTCATCGACGACATGGCTGCGCGCTACGCGTGGTGCGATGTCCTCATCTGCCGCTCGGGGGCCGTGACGGTCGCCGAGATCGGCACCGCGGGCATTGCCGCGATCCTCTTTCCGCTGCCCTGGTTCGTCGCCGACGAGCAGAAGGCCAACGCGAACTTCCTCGCCGCGAAGGATGCGGGGATCGCGCTCGACCAGCTCGCGACCACGCCCGATTCGCTCGCGACCGTGCTTCGCGGCCTCACGCGCGAGAAGCTGCGCGACACGGCGAGCCGCGC